The proteins below come from a single Pedobacter aquae genomic window:
- a CDS encoding PSP1 domain-containing protein, producing MGCGSCSSGGGCTPGGCKSNGSCLTDGGCSKLDVYDWLSDMDMPSSYKPFNYVEVRFKGSRKDFYRNEENIYLEAGELIAVETTTGGYDIGHVTLTGELVRIQMNRKRVTEEKAPLKILRKATPQDVDKWKSAKEREYETMHKARTIALELGLAMKLSDVEYQGDKSKATFFYTADGRVDFRELIKKLAESFRVRIEMRQIGMRQEASRLGGIGSCGRELCCSTWLTDFKTVSTAAARYQNLSLNTLKLAGQCGKLKCCLNYELDSYMDALKHIPDNVEKLRTEKGEARLQKTDIFKKLMWFSYYGEDNTWIPLEIDRVKEIQEMNKKGLKPDDLKDHAAVLEELVKTEKSFDYENVVGQDSLTRLDEKSRNRKKNNRNKSKNRNQNGGPDARNNNQQNTPVAPQQAKPQQAQPKPQEPGAVGENKPKKNKFKKRRNPNQDKKPDQQG from the coding sequence ATGGGATGTGGAAGTTGCTCTTCAGGCGGAGGATGTACGCCTGGTGGCTGCAAAAGTAATGGCTCTTGTTTAACAGACGGGGGTTGCAGCAAATTAGATGTTTACGATTGGCTTTCCGATATGGATATGCCATCTTCATATAAACCTTTTAACTACGTAGAAGTAAGATTTAAAGGTTCCAGAAAAGATTTTTATCGTAATGAGGAAAATATTTATCTGGAGGCGGGCGAGCTGATAGCGGTTGAAACCACTACCGGAGGCTATGATATTGGCCATGTTACCCTTACCGGAGAATTGGTAAGAATACAAATGAACCGTAAAAGGGTTACCGAGGAAAAAGCACCTTTAAAAATCTTAAGAAAAGCTACACCACAGGATGTAGATAAATGGAAAAGCGCAAAAGAGCGTGAGTATGAAACCATGCACAAAGCAAGAACTATTGCTTTAGAATTGGGCTTGGCCATGAAACTTTCTGATGTAGAATATCAAGGAGATAAATCAAAAGCTACTTTCTTTTACACTGCCGATGGTAGGGTAGATTTTAGAGAACTCATTAAAAAACTAGCAGAGTCTTTTAGGGTAAGGATAGAAATGCGGCAGATTGGTATGCGCCAAGAAGCCAGCAGATTAGGTGGTATTGGCTCATGCGGAAGAGAGCTTTGCTGCTCTACCTGGTTAACAGATTTTAAAACTGTTTCTACAGCTGCTGCTCGTTACCAAAACTTATCTTTAAATACCTTAAAACTGGCTGGGCAATGTGGTAAATTAAAATGTTGCCTTAACTACGAGCTAGATTCTTACATGGATGCTTTAAAGCATATCCCCGATAATGTAGAAAAATTACGTACCGAAAAAGGCGAAGCCCGTTTGCAAAAGACCGATATCTTTAAGAAACTGATGTGGTTTAGCTATTATGGTGAAGATAATACGTGGATTCCTTTAGAAATAGATAGGGTTAAGGAAATTCAGGAAATGAATAAAAAGGGTTTAAAACCCGATGACTTAAAAGACCATGCTGCTGTTTTAGAAGAATTGGTTAAAACCGAGAAATCTTTTGATTATGAAAACGTTGTTGGGCAAGATAGCTTAACCAGGTTAGACGAAAAATCTAGAAATAGAAAGAAGAATAATCGTAATAAATCAAAAAACAGAAACCAAAACGGTGGTCCTGATGCTAGAAATAACAATCAGCAAAATACGCCAGTAGCGCCACAGCAAGCTAAACCGCAACAGGCACAACCTAAGCCACAAGAGCCAGGAGCTGTTGGAGAAAATAAACCTAAAAAGAATAAGTTTAAAAAGAGGAGAAATCCTAACCAAGATAAAAAGCCAGACCAACAAGGATGA
- a CDS encoding gliding motility lipoprotein GldH: MRNSLKGLIILLALFMQACTDNAIIDTFEATKNGNWSYDKPLRAQVDIQDTNMPYHIYINFRHTDDYKYTNVWVRVSFTDPDNKKTVQREEFQLAKPDGEWLGKGSGNLYTYQLIFKENYRFPKKGKYSFVIEQNMRDNPLKAVSDIGLRIEPAH; encoded by the coding sequence ATGAGAAATAGTTTAAAAGGCCTTATCATACTTTTAGCATTGTTTATGCAAGCTTGCACAGACAATGCTATTATAGATACTTTTGAAGCTACCAAAAACGGAAATTGGTCTTACGATAAACCTTTAAGAGCACAAGTTGATATTCAGGATACTAATATGCCGTATCATATTTATATTAATTTTAGGCATACCGATGATTATAAATACACCAATGTATGGGTTAGGGTAAGTTTTACAGATCCGGATAACAAAAAAACCGTTCAAAGAGAAGAATTTCAACTAGCTAAACCAGATGGCGAGTGGCTAGGCAAAGGCTCTGGTAACTTATATACCTACCAGCTTATTTTTAAAGAAAATTATCGTTTCCCTAAAAAGGGGAAATACAGTTTTGTTATAGAGCAAAACATGAGAGACAACCCATTAAAAGCCGTTTCTGATATTGGCTTAAGAATAGAACCTGCACATTAA
- a CDS encoding DUF4350 domain-containing protein — protein sequence MNKIILACLFAFLAINVTAQDKKTVTLDYFYNNEYQTKEGKTNRFHYTWEDKAMTGYSKWGEMFKQQGAALKSLTVAPTTANLAGTDVYIITDPDTKKETAKPNFVEKEAIKAIKKWVKTGGTLVLLANDSINCELPHFNKLANTFGIHFNDKIRNAVEKDLSVGLIVPEAGNEIFKTAKNLFLKGISTISVSKNAKALITDKGDVIIATAKYGKGKVFAAGDPWIYNEYIDNDILNTYKGNTIVFENNKAAQELTTWLLLD from the coding sequence ATGAATAAAATCATTTTAGCCTGCTTATTTGCTTTTTTAGCGATTAACGTTACAGCCCAAGACAAGAAAACTGTTACTTTAGATTATTTCTATAATAATGAATATCAAACTAAAGAGGGTAAAACCAATCGTTTTCATTATACCTGGGAAGATAAAGCGATGACAGGTTACTCTAAATGGGGAGAAATGTTTAAGCAACAAGGTGCTGCTCTTAAGAGTTTAACTGTTGCGCCAACTACAGCAAATTTAGCTGGTACTGATGTTTATATCATTACAGACCCTGATACTAAAAAGGAAACAGCAAAACCTAATTTTGTTGAGAAAGAGGCTATAAAAGCGATAAAAAAATGGGTTAAAACTGGTGGTACTTTGGTTTTATTAGCCAATGATTCTATCAACTGCGAGCTTCCGCATTTTAATAAACTAGCCAATACTTTTGGTATCCATTTTAATGATAAAATAAGAAACGCGGTTGAGAAAGATTTATCTGTAGGTTTAATTGTGCCAGAAGCAGGAAATGAAATTTTTAAAACAGCTAAGAATTTATTCCTTAAGGGGATATCAACCATCAGCGTAAGCAAAAACGCAAAAGCTTTAATTACTGATAAAGGCGACGTAATTATAGCAACTGCCAAATATGGAAAAGGTAAAGTATTTGCCGCTGGCGACCCTTGGATTTATAATGAATATATAGATAACGATATCCTGAATACTTATAAAGGAAACACCATCGTTTTTGAAAATAATAAAGCTGCACAAGAGTTAACAACTTGGTTGTTGTTAGACTAA
- a CDS encoding DEAD/DEAH box helicase — protein sequence MLRVESDKPCKLVYSLAKHDFLGFLIEPHVVQLNQNGGFSLTYQRIFSNTAKEFSPIIDATDIKLIKLLEEIEQNNIIKKYYKKTIRPLEFFTKNWDDKFSDTVRPKIEKKLTEALTLIRDKEIYLMGKEGWPVEKQLHLAEEAATILFHFRRNEIETRYFPTIKYQGLRIDFMFKDAQVITNQPALLLLDNMLYHFDQGLEGKKLQPFLNKRYISIPKSSETTYFEKFVAPLIEKYHVYAEGFTINTEKYDAKPILKVVYVPEGVSEIQLYFKYADYVFAAGSDRQVTVRMEKIDDDYIFHRIKRSLSWEKNKLDELLALGLKTNSNLFVHLQVAHQHDETDLSFSVFDWISEHHEDLIAKGFEFEQDSSAKKYVIGNSKIDLEIQEKNDWFDINAIVQFGIYKIPFIQLRNHILNKKREFILPNGEIAIIPEKWFSQYGNLLSFTDGTESLRLKKLHVGLVHDFANSDLASVTMDRKLQRLADFEFIEEVTEPVNFNGTLRPYQKAGYNWFHFLQKYNFGGCLADDMGLGKTVQTLALLQKAKEEQQALGIHTTSLLIMPTSLIYNWINEAKRFTPQLKICTHTGTNREKDISIFSQYDLVITTYGISRLDVDVIKEMYFNYIILDESQNIKNPSSKSFKAVKQLKSKYKLILSGTPVENTVNDLWTQMSFINPGLLGSQTFFQQEFVQPIEKKKDEEKAQKLQVLIKPFVMRRTKEQVATELPPKTESLFYSEMTVEQADFYEKTKSEYRNELMKSLEDGTFSKSPIQILQGLTKLRQIANHPALVDAEYEGESSKFKDVVHKLNSVVEAGHKVLVFSQFVKQLELYKQYFDDKKVKYSYLDGSTANRGKVVEEFKQDQDIQIFLISIKAGGVGLNLTEADYVFILDPWWNPAVEQQAIDRTHRIGQTKNVFIYKFITRNTVEEKIVALQNRKLTVAQSLITTEESFIKSLSEEDIKEIVG from the coding sequence ATGTTAAGAGTAGAAAGCGATAAACCCTGTAAACTGGTTTATTCATTAGCCAAACATGATTTTTTAGGTTTTTTAATAGAGCCTCATGTGGTGCAATTAAATCAAAACGGTGGCTTTTCTCTCACTTACCAACGTATTTTTTCTAATACAGCCAAAGAATTTTCTCCTATTATTGATGCTACCGATATCAAGCTGATTAAATTACTAGAGGAGATTGAGCAAAACAACATCATCAAAAAGTATTACAAAAAAACCATTAGGCCCTTAGAGTTTTTTACCAAGAATTGGGATGATAAGTTTAGTGATACCGTACGCCCAAAGATAGAAAAGAAACTTACCGAGGCTTTGACACTTATCCGTGATAAGGAAATTTACTTAATGGGTAAAGAAGGTTGGCCTGTGGAGAAGCAATTGCACTTGGCAGAAGAAGCTGCAACCATCCTTTTTCATTTTAGACGTAATGAGATTGAAACCCGCTATTTCCCAACCATCAAGTATCAGGGTTTAAGGATTGATTTTATGTTTAAAGATGCGCAGGTTATTACCAACCAACCCGCTTTGTTGTTGTTAGATAATATGCTTTATCATTTTGACCAAGGTTTGGAAGGAAAAAAACTACAGCCTTTTCTTAATAAAAGATATATCTCTATACCAAAATCATCAGAAACTACTTATTTCGAGAAATTTGTTGCCCCACTGATAGAAAAATACCACGTTTACGCAGAAGGCTTCACCATCAATACAGAAAAATACGACGCTAAGCCTATTCTTAAAGTGGTTTATGTGCCAGAAGGTGTATCAGAAATACAGCTTTATTTTAAATATGCCGATTATGTTTTTGCCGCCGGCAGCGATAGGCAAGTAACCGTAAGGATGGAGAAAATTGATGATGATTATATCTTTCATCGTATTAAACGCTCCTTATCATGGGAGAAAAATAAGTTAGACGAGCTTTTAGCTTTAGGCCTTAAAACCAATAGCAACCTTTTTGTGCATTTGCAAGTAGCGCATCAGCATGATGAAACTGATTTATCTTTTTCTGTTTTTGATTGGATAAGCGAGCATCATGAAGACCTTATAGCGAAGGGTTTTGAGTTTGAACAAGATAGTAGCGCCAAAAAATATGTGATTGGTAACAGTAAAATCGATTTAGAAATTCAGGAAAAGAATGATTGGTTTGATATTAACGCTATTGTGCAATTTGGTATTTATAAAATCCCTTTTATTCAGCTTAGAAATCATATCCTCAATAAAAAAAGAGAGTTTATTTTGCCTAATGGCGAGATTGCTATCATCCCAGAAAAATGGTTTTCGCAATACGGAAATTTGCTTTCTTTTACAGATGGTACAGAAAGTTTAAGACTTAAGAAACTACATGTAGGTTTGGTTCATGATTTTGCTAATAGCGATTTGGCTAGCGTTACCATGGATAGAAAACTGCAACGCCTAGCAGATTTTGAGTTTATTGAAGAAGTTACCGAGCCTGTAAATTTTAATGGGACTTTAAGACCTTACCAAAAAGCTGGCTACAACTGGTTCCATTTTCTTCAGAAATATAATTTTGGCGGCTGCTTGGCTGATGATATGGGCTTGGGTAAAACTGTACAAACTTTGGCCTTATTACAAAAAGCTAAAGAAGAGCAACAAGCCTTGGGCATACATACCACTTCTTTATTGATTATGCCCACTTCTTTAATTTATAACTGGATTAACGAAGCAAAACGCTTTACACCACAACTTAAAATTTGTACACATACGGGTACTAATAGAGAGAAAGATATTAGTATTTTTAGTCAGTACGATTTGGTAATTACCACTTACGGTATCAGCCGTTTAGATGTTGATGTTATTAAAGAGATGTATTTCAACTATATTATTTTAGATGAAAGCCAGAACATCAAAAACCCATCATCAAAATCTTTTAAAGCGGTTAAGCAACTCAAATCAAAATATAAACTTATTCTTTCTGGTACGCCGGTAGAAAATACGGTTAACGATTTATGGACGCAGATGTCTTTCATCAACCCAGGTTTACTGGGCTCCCAAACGTTTTTCCAGCAAGAATTTGTGCAGCCTATAGAGAAAAAGAAAGACGAGGAAAAAGCACAAAAGCTTCAGGTTTTGATAAAACCTTTTGTGATGCGCCGTACCAAAGAGCAAGTAGCTACAGAGCTCCCGCCAAAAACAGAAAGTTTGTTTTATAGCGAAATGACCGTAGAACAGGCCGATTTTTATGAGAAAACGAAATCAGAATACCGTAACGAGTTGATGAAATCTTTAGAAGATGGTACTTTCTCTAAATCGCCTATTCAAATTTTACAAGGTCTTACCAAACTAAGGCAAATTGCTAATCACCCGGCTTTGGTAGATGCTGAATATGAAGGAGAATCAAGCAAGTTTAAAGACGTTGTTCATAAACTAAACAGTGTTGTTGAAGCTGGCCATAAAGTATTGGTATTCTCGCAATTTGTAAAACAGTTAGAACTTTACAAGCAATATTTTGATGATAAAAAGGTGAAATACTCTTATTTAGATGGTTCTACCGCAAACCGTGGAAAAGTTGTAGAAGAATTTAAGCAAGACCAAGACATCCAAATATTCTTAATTTCTATAAAAGCTGGTGGCGTTGGTTTAAACTTAACAGAGGCTGATTATGTTTTTATTCTAGACCCTTGGTGGAACCCTGCTGTAGAGCAACAAGCCATAGACCGTACACACCGTATTGGGCAAACTAAGAATGTTTTCATCTATAAATTTATCACCAGAAATACGGTAGAAGAGAAAATTGTAGCATTACAAAACCGAAAACTTACCGTAGCCCAATCTTTAATTACTACAGAAGAAAGCTTCATTAAATCTTTATCAGAAGAAGATATTAAAGAAATTGTAGGATAA
- a CDS encoding PKD domain-containing protein, which yields MANQAVPVYINPNTYNTYVGGSDIIYQDRGIHVTSDVPIVLYSHISRSARSAATLVLPTKALGNEYIAMAYDQIANNANNFRVSQFTLVAVEDSTQVEISPVATIYNSPRIGTTTFQIRLDKGDVYQYQSTTDVTGVRIKTIGNCKPLAVFSGSTQNGFCSTSASSNLSGDNLYQQLFPISAWGKNYVTAPFYNAQNGAQDIIRIYVNEDDTQISVNGSTTQAGNTVLQNPYSKGSIITFYGSIPFVIKGSKPISLAQLQVTQVCNPNNIGTLRFPGDPEMTILNPIEQTLSDVTLYSAVSVPVVAPTNIIAHYLNIILKTVDIPSLRVDGAVPPGNFVAIDSEYSYITVDVTASSATNPAHRIVCNGGFVAIAYGYGNVESYAYLAGSDLKNLNANISFFPPGSTNSTSNLCIGENYYVKLKLPYPTNRIIWDLKNGQKRDTINPIAASQTEVVNGITSYFYDYEIAASEINASGMYNLKAIVLNPAPASCNAEEEILTEFEVFNPPTASFTYNNKLCPESPIAFTPISDGKGNPVNKWLWDFGDGNISTLQNPNHAYTTPGDKIVSLSVAIDKGCWSTIFKDTIHIKAFPNPDFNFSSTTCVNKEIQFSDISTATEQTITSWLWNFGDGNTSTLQNPKHVFTTVGDFTVTLTVTTDNACIKAISKVVKINPLPIVDFITPDFCLSDALATFINTSTIADNSNMSYAWDFGDPASGSFNTSVQKDGTHSYSAQGVYRVKLTATSLVTGCQTVLEKDFTVNGSTPVPRFNVLNDAALCINQAVVFEDVALVDFGEITKIEWYWDYDQNPSLKFVDETPALRNTAEKRKYSYTYPIFYAPLTKQVKVRMVVYSGISCSGYLDKIITLKAIPQVNFILPPTCLPQGKAAFTNNTTINGVDDPAISYVWNFGDGNTSTQKNPTHQYAAAGNYPVILTATFNGCSKSDTLTFNVIAAIPDVNFEVINSNNLCSNQPVVFKDLSAISFGNITKIEWFFNESTEINNPNYYRVVNVPASGAEYSFSYPVFHSPLTKNITVKLKTYSGTCVSEKIMNITLKAVPQISFTPMPEVCQEQADFSITQAKENSGFAGSATFTGRGVSPDGMFSPSSAGPGEHQITYTFTGTNACVEVLSQSIKVNPTPIISAGENQTILIGGNAVLNALASGDGLTYSWSPATGLSNPSALNPIANPTDDITYTLTVNSASGCVATDEVFIKVLQKPEIPNVFTPNGDGTNDRWEIKYLDSYPSVQVNVYNRYGKVVYQSNNYSQAWDGRFNGEDLPVGAYYYIINIEERNLKYSGSVMIVR from the coding sequence TTGGCTAACCAAGCTGTTCCGGTTTATATCAATCCTAATACCTATAATACGTATGTTGGGGGCTCAGATATTATTTATCAAGACAGAGGGATACATGTAACATCTGATGTTCCTATAGTTTTATATTCGCATATTTCTAGAAGTGCTAGGTCTGCGGCAACATTGGTTTTACCTACAAAGGCATTAGGTAATGAGTATATTGCTATGGCTTATGATCAAATAGCTAATAACGCCAATAATTTTAGAGTTTCGCAATTTACTTTAGTGGCTGTTGAGGATAGTACACAAGTAGAAATTTCGCCTGTTGCTACTATTTATAATAGTCCTAGGATTGGTACAACTACATTTCAAATAAGATTAGATAAAGGAGATGTTTATCAGTACCAATCCACAACCGATGTAACTGGTGTAAGGATTAAAACTATTGGTAATTGTAAGCCTTTAGCTGTTTTTTCTGGAAGTACTCAAAACGGTTTCTGCAGTACTTCTGCGAGTTCAAACCTTTCAGGTGATAATCTCTATCAGCAGCTCTTCCCTATATCGGCTTGGGGCAAAAATTATGTTACCGCACCATTTTATAATGCGCAGAATGGCGCACAAGATATCATTAGAATTTATGTAAATGAGGATGATACTCAAATTTCTGTGAATGGTTCAACCACACAAGCAGGTAATACAGTTCTTCAAAATCCTTATTCAAAGGGCAGTATCATTACTTTTTACGGAAGCATACCATTTGTAATTAAAGGCTCTAAACCTATAAGTTTAGCGCAGTTACAAGTAACCCAAGTATGCAATCCTAATAATATCGGTACATTAAGGTTTCCAGGTGATCCAGAAATGACGATTTTAAACCCGATAGAGCAAACGCTATCTGATGTTACCCTATATTCTGCTGTAAGTGTACCAGTAGTTGCCCCAACAAATATTATAGCTCATTATTTAAATATCATTCTTAAAACAGTAGATATACCAAGTTTAAGGGTAGACGGCGCTGTACCTCCTGGTAACTTTGTTGCTATTGATAGCGAGTATAGTTATATAACAGTAGATGTTACAGCTTCTTCTGCTACAAATCCGGCACACCGGATTGTTTGTAATGGGGGCTTTGTTGCTATCGCCTATGGTTATGGAAATGTGGAATCTTACGCCTATTTAGCCGGCTCTGATTTAAAAAATTTAAATGCTAATATTTCTTTTTTCCCTCCGGGAAGTACAAATTCAACATCTAATTTATGTATTGGGGAAAATTATTATGTTAAGTTAAAACTTCCCTATCCAACCAACAGGATTATTTGGGATTTAAAAAACGGTCAAAAAAGAGATACCATAAACCCAATAGCAGCATCGCAAACAGAGGTGGTAAACGGTATAACCAGTTATTTTTATGATTACGAAATAGCTGCTAGTGAAATTAATGCTAGTGGGATGTATAATTTAAAAGCCATAGTATTAAACCCAGCTCCAGCCAGCTGCAATGCAGAAGAAGAAATATTAACCGAATTTGAAGTCTTTAATCCGCCAACGGCATCTTTTACTTATAATAATAAGCTTTGTCCAGAATCTCCTATTGCTTTTACGCCTATAAGCGATGGCAAGGGGAATCCTGTAAACAAATGGCTTTGGGATTTTGGCGATGGCAATATCTCAACTTTGCAAAATCCAAATCATGCTTATACCACACCAGGAGATAAAATTGTTTCGCTATCTGTAGCTATAGATAAGGGCTGTTGGTCTACTATTTTTAAAGATACCATCCATATAAAAGCATTTCCTAACCCCGATTTTAATTTTTCTAGCACAACATGTGTAAATAAAGAAATTCAGTTTTCTGATATTTCTACAGCAACAGAGCAAACTATAACTTCATGGTTATGGAATTTTGGTGATGGTAATACCTCTACCTTACAAAACCCCAAACATGTGTTTACTACTGTTGGAGATTTTACGGTAACACTAACTGTTACTACAGATAATGCTTGTATAAAAGCTATCAGTAAAGTTGTCAAGATTAACCCTTTACCGATTGTAGATTTTATTACGCCAGATTTTTGTTTAAGTGATGCTTTAGCAACTTTTATCAATACAAGTACCATTGCCGACAATAGCAATATGTCTTATGCTTGGGATTTTGGCGACCCGGCCTCTGGCTCTTTCAATACATCGGTACAAAAAGACGGAACGCATAGTTATAGCGCACAAGGTGTTTACAGAGTAAAATTAACAGCTACTTCATTAGTTACAGGCTGCCAAACTGTTTTAGAAAAAGATTTTACTGTAAATGGTAGTACTCCTGTACCCAGATTTAATGTTTTAAATGATGCCGCTTTATGTATTAACCAAGCCGTTGTTTTTGAAGATGTAGCGCTGGTAGATTTTGGCGAAATCACAAAAATAGAATGGTATTGGGATTATGATCAAAACCCATCTTTAAAATTTGTTGATGAAACACCCGCTTTAAGAAATACTGCCGAGAAAAGGAAATACAGCTATACTTACCCCATATTTTATGCTCCGTTAACCAAGCAAGTTAAGGTAAGGATGGTGGTTTATTCTGGCATCTCTTGCTCTGGTTATTTGGATAAAATCATCACGCTTAAAGCGATTCCACAAGTAAATTTTATACTCCCGCCAACTTGTTTGCCTCAAGGTAAAGCTGCCTTTACCAATAATACTACTATTAACGGAGTAGATGATCCGGCTATAAGTTATGTATGGAATTTTGGAGATGGAAATACATCAACACAAAAAAATCCTACTCACCAGTATGCAGCGGCTGGTAATTATCCGGTAATCTTAACAGCAACTTTTAATGGTTGTAGCAAATCAGACACTTTAACTTTTAATGTGATAGCTGCCATACCCGATGTAAATTTTGAAGTCATCAACAGTAATAATTTGTGTAGTAACCAGCCTGTGGTATTTAAAGATTTATCTGCTATCAGTTTTGGGAATATCACAAAGATAGAATGGTTCTTTAATGAATCTACAGAAATTAATAATCCAAACTACTATCGAGTTGTAAATGTGCCAGCCTCAGGGGCTGAGTATAGTTTTAGTTATCCGGTATTTCATAGTCCGCTTACAAAAAATATAACTGTTAAGCTTAAAACTTATTCTGGAACTTGTGTATCCGAGAAAATCATGAATATTACGCTTAAAGCGGTTCCTCAAATTTCTTTTACACCTATGCCAGAAGTTTGCCAAGAGCAAGCTGATTTTAGCATTACTCAAGCAAAAGAAAATAGTGGTTTTGCGGGTAGCGCAACTTTTACAGGAAGAGGCGTTAGTCCTGATGGAATGTTTTCACCATCATCGGCTGGTCCTGGCGAACATCAAATCACTTATACTTTTACAGGGACTAATGCTTGTGTAGAAGTTTTAAGCCAGAGCATAAAAGTTAATCCAACGCCTATCATCAGCGCAGGCGAAAACCAAACTATATTAATTGGTGGTAATGCGGTTTTAAATGCTCTTGCATCTGGGGATGGTTTAACATATAGCTGGTCTCCGGCTACGGGTCTTAGTAATCCTTCTGCATTAAACCCTATTGCTAATCCTACAGATGATATTACTTATACCTTAACGGTTAATAGCGCCTCGGGCTGTGTTGCCACAGATGAAGTATTTATTAAAGTTTTACAAAAACCAGAAATTCCTAATGTATTTACCCCTAATGGGGATGGTACAAACGATAGATGGGAAATTAAATACTTAGACAGTTATCCTTCTGTACAGGTAAATGTTTACAATAGATACGGAAAAGTTGTTTATCAAAGTAATAATTACAGCCAAGCTTGGGATGGTAGATTTAATGGGGAAGATTTACCAGTTGGTGCTTATTATTACATCATCAATATTGAAGAACGAAATTTAAAATATTCTGGGTCGGTTATGATTGTGAGGTAG